One window of Corynebacterium sp. P3-F1 genomic DNA carries:
- the rplB gene encoding 50S ribosomal protein L2, with protein sequence MAIRKYKPTTPGRRNSSVSEFEEITRSTPEKSLVRPLPKKGGRNSHGHITTRHRGGGHKRQYRVIDFRRSDKDGVPAKVAHIEYDPNRTANIALLHYADGEKRYIIAPKGLTQGTVVEAGANADIKVGNNLPLRNIPTGTTIHAVELKPGAGAKLARSAGTSIQLLGKEGSYAVLRMPSSEIRRVDIRCRATVGEVGNAEQINIRWGKAGRMRWKGWRPTVRGVVMNPVDHPHGGGEGKTSGGRHPVSPWGQKEGRTRNPNRYSNNMIVRRRRPNKKR encoded by the coding sequence ATGGCTATTCGCAAGTACAAGCCGACAACCCCGGGTCGCCGCAACAGCTCCGTTTCCGAGTTCGAGGAGATCACTCGCTCGACTCCGGAAAAGTCCCTGGTGCGACCGCTCCCGAAGAAGGGTGGCCGTAACTCCCACGGTCACATCACCACCCGTCACCGCGGCGGTGGCCACAAGCGCCAGTACCGCGTCATCGACTTCCGCCGCTCCGACAAGGACGGCGTGCCGGCAAAGGTGGCTCACATCGAGTACGACCCGAACCGCACCGCTAACATCGCACTGCTGCACTACGCAGACGGCGAAAAGCGCTACATCATCGCACCGAAGGGCCTGACCCAGGGCACCGTCGTCGAGGCTGGCGCCAACGCGGACATCAAGGTTGGTAACAACCTTCCGCTGCGCAACATCCCGACCGGTACGACGATCCACGCCGTCGAGCTGAAGCCTGGCGCTGGCGCCAAGCTCGCCCGCTCCGCCGGCACGTCCATCCAGCTGCTGGGTAAGGAAGGCAGCTACGCAGTCCTGCGTATGCCGTCCTCCGAGATCCGCCGCGTGGACATCCGCTGCCGCGCGACCGTCGGCGAGGTCGGCAACGCCGAGCAGATCAACATCCGTTGGGGTAAGGCCGGCCGCATGCGCTGGAAGGGCTGGAGGCCCACTGTCCGCGGTGTTGTCATGAACCCGGTCGATCACCCGCACGGTGGTGGTGAGGGTAAGACCTCCGGTGGCCGCCACCCGGTTTCCCCGTGGGGTCAGAAAGAGGGTCGCACCCGCAACCCGAACCGCTATTCCAACAACATGATCGTGCGCCGTCGCCGCCCGAACAAGAAGCGCTAA
- the rpsS gene encoding 30S ribosomal protein S19 has protein sequence MPRSLKKGPFVDEHLLNKVDAQNEAGTKQVIKTWSRRSTILPDFIGHTFAVHDGRKHVPVFIDESMVGHKLGEFAPTKTFKGHVKEEKGRR, from the coding sequence ATGCCACGCAGCCTGAAGAAAGGCCCGTTCGTCGACGAACACCTCCTCAACAAGGTGGACGCACAGAACGAGGCTGGCACCAAGCAGGTCATCAAGACCTGGTCCCGCCGCTCGACCATTCTCCCCGATTTCATCGGCCATACCTTCGCCGTCCACGACGGCCGCAAGCACGTGCCGGTGTTTATCGACGAGTCCATGGTCGGCCACAAGCTCGGTGAGTTCGCACCGACCAAGACCTTCAAGGGTCACGTCAAGGAAGAGAAGGGGCGTCGATAA
- the rplV gene encoding 50S ribosomal protein L22, whose amino-acid sequence MSETITSARATAKYVRTSQMKANRVLDLVRGKSVSEALAILKYAPQTVSTQVAKVVASAAANAENNFGLDPRTLVISEAYANEGPTMRRYQPRAQGRAFQIRKRTCHITVVVESQKEA is encoded by the coding sequence ATGAGCGAAACGATCACTTCCGCACGCGCAACCGCGAAGTACGTGCGCACTTCCCAGATGAAGGCGAACCGCGTCCTCGACCTCGTCCGCGGCAAGTCCGTGTCCGAGGCCCTGGCGATCCTGAAGTACGCGCCGCAGACCGTGTCCACCCAGGTGGCCAAGGTCGTTGCGTCCGCGGCTGCGAACGCCGAGAACAACTTCGGTCTTGACCCGCGCACGCTGGTCATCTCCGAGGCCTACGCCAACGAAGGCCCGACAATGCGCCGCTACCAGCCGCGCGCCCAGGGCCGCGCCTTCCAGATCCGTAAGCGCACCTGCCACATTACCGTGGTAGTCGAGAGCCAGAAGGAGGCTTAA
- the rpsC gene encoding 30S ribosomal protein S3, with protein sequence MGQKIHPHGLRLGITSDWKSHWYADKSYADYVAEDIKIREYLNKNLQRAGIADIVIERTRDRVRVDIHTARPGIVIGRRGAEADRIRRELEKLTGKMVALNILEVKNVDANAALVAQNVAEQLVNRVAFRRAMRKAIQSAMRQPQVKGIKIQCSGRLGGAEMSRVERYHEGRVPLHTLRAEIDYGLAEAETTFGIIGVKVWIYKGDVVGGVRESELNAPGNDRRGRGDRRPRRGGQRRQRAEQKKEG encoded by the coding sequence ATGGGTCAGAAAATCCACCCGCACGGCCTCCGGCTGGGCATCACTTCCGACTGGAAGTCCCACTGGTACGCCGACAAGTCCTACGCGGACTACGTCGCTGAAGACATCAAGATCCGCGAGTACCTGAACAAGAACCTGCAGCGCGCCGGCATCGCCGACATCGTCATCGAGCGCACCCGCGACCGCGTCCGCGTGGATATCCACACGGCACGTCCGGGCATCGTGATCGGCCGCCGCGGTGCTGAGGCCGACCGCATCCGTCGCGAGCTGGAGAAGCTCACCGGCAAGATGGTCGCCCTCAACATCCTCGAGGTCAAGAACGTCGACGCCAACGCCGCTCTCGTCGCCCAGAATGTGGCAGAGCAGCTGGTCAACCGCGTTGCCTTCCGCCGCGCAATGCGCAAGGCGATCCAGTCGGCGATGCGTCAGCCGCAGGTCAAGGGAATCAAGATTCAGTGCTCCGGCCGTCTCGGCGGTGCCGAGATGTCCCGCGTCGAGCGCTACCACGAAGGCCGCGTCCCGCTGCACACCCTGCGTGCAGAGATCGACTACGGCCTCGCAGAGGCAGAGACCACCTTCGGCATCATCGGTGTCAAGGTTTGGATCTACAAGGGCGACGTCGTTGGTGGCGTGCGTGAGTCCGAGCTGAACGCTCCGGGCAACGACCGCCGCGGCCGCGGTGACCGCCGTCCCCGCCGCGGTGGCCAGCGCCGCCAGCGCGCAGAGCAAAAGAAGGAGGGCTAA
- the rplP gene encoding 50S ribosomal protein L16, translating into MLIPKRVKYRRQHRPGRSGVSKGGNTITFGDYGLQALEPAYITNRQIEAARIAINRHVKRGGKVWINIFPDRPLTQKPLGVRMGSGKGPVEKWVANVKPGRILFEMSYPNEAVAQEALRRAGAKLPCKTRIISKEDQF; encoded by the coding sequence ATGCTTATCCCTAAGCGCGTCAAGTACCGTCGCCAGCACCGCCCGGGTCGTTCCGGCGTGTCCAAGGGCGGCAATACCATCACCTTCGGTGACTACGGCCTGCAGGCTCTCGAGCCGGCGTACATCACCAACCGCCAGATTGAGGCAGCTCGTATTGCCATCAACCGCCACGTCAAGCGTGGCGGCAAGGTCTGGATCAACATCTTCCCGGACCGCCCCCTGACCCAGAAGCCGCTCGGCGTGCGTATGGGTTCCGGTAAGGGCCCGGTGGAGAAGTGGGTGGCCAACGTCAAGCCTGGCCGCATCCTGTTTGAAATGTCCTACCCGAACGAGGCTGTCGCTCAGGAAGCTCTGCGCCGCGCCGGCGCTAAGCTGCCGTGCAAGACTCGTATCATCTCGAAGGAGGACCAGTTCTAA
- the rpmC gene encoding 50S ribosomal protein L29 has protein sequence MATGTPAHEFRELTDAELNDRLGAAKEELFNLRFQLATGQLTNNRRIPAVKRDIARIYTVLRERELGLSTVPGAEGAN, from the coding sequence ATGGCTACTGGAACCCCCGCACACGAGTTCCGTGAGCTCACTGACGCTGAGCTGAACGACCGTCTGGGCGCCGCCAAGGAAGAGCTGTTCAACCTGCGCTTCCAGCTGGCGACCGGTCAGTTGACCAACAACCGCCGTATCCCGGCAGTCAAGCGCGACATCGCTCGCATCTACACGGTGCTGCGTGAGCGTGAGCTCGGCCTGTCCACCGTCCCTGGTGCTGAAGGAGCTAACTAA
- the rpsQ gene encoding 30S ribosomal protein S17, whose product MSEATNKGPVHTPKAEKEKGLQKRRRGYVVSDKMDKTIVVEIEDRKSHALYGKIVRTTNRVKAHDEENTAGVGDLVRIEETRPLSKDKHFRLVEIIEKAR is encoded by the coding sequence ATGTCTGAAGCAACGAACAAGGGCCCGGTCCACACTCCGAAGGCGGAGAAGGAGAAGGGTCTGCAGAAGCGCCGCCGCGGTTACGTGGTTTCCGACAAGATGGACAAGACCATCGTCGTCGAGATCGAGGACCGCAAGTCCCACGCGCTGTACGGCAAGATCGTCCGTACGACCAACCGCGTGAAGGCACACGACGAGGAGAACACCGCAGGTGTCGGCGACCTCGTCCGCATCGAGGAGACGCGTCCGCTGTCCAAGGACAAGCACTTCCGTCTCGTCGAGATCATCGAGAAGGCCCGTTAA